A DNA window from Hydrogenophaga taeniospiralis contains the following coding sequences:
- the lpdA gene encoding dihydrolipoyl dehydrogenase, which yields MSQAFDVVVIGAGPGGYIAAIRAAQLGFKVACIDEWKNAVGGPAPGGTCTNVGCIPSKALLQSSEHFEHANHHFADHGISTGKVTMDVAKMVGRKDAVVKQNNDGILYLFKKNKVTFFHGRGSFVKAAEGGYEVQVSGDKPETLLGKQVIVATGSNARALPGTPFDEENVLSNDGALRIGAVPKKLALIGSGVIGLEMGSVWRRLGADVTILEGLPTFLGAVDEQIAKEAKKAFDKQGLKIELGVTVGEIKTGKKGVSVAYTNAKGEALTLDADKLIVSIGRVPNTIGLNAEAVGLALDERGAIVVDAECKTNLPGVWAVGDVVRGPMLAHKAEEEGVAVAERIAGQHGHVNFNTIPWVIYTSPEIAWVGRTEQQLKADGVAYKAGTFPFLANGRARALGDTTGMVKFLADAATDEILGVHIVGPMASELISEAVVAMEFKASAEDIARICHAHPSLSEATKEAALAVDKRTLNF from the coding sequence ATGTCTCAAGCATTTGACGTCGTCGTGATCGGCGCCGGCCCCGGCGGCTACATCGCCGCCATCCGCGCCGCCCAGCTGGGCTTCAAGGTCGCGTGTATCGACGAGTGGAAAAACGCCGTTGGCGGCCCGGCCCCGGGTGGCACCTGCACCAACGTGGGCTGCATCCCGTCCAAGGCGCTGCTGCAGTCCAGCGAGCATTTCGAACACGCCAACCACCACTTCGCCGACCACGGCATCAGCACCGGCAAGGTCACGATGGACGTGGCCAAGATGGTGGGTCGCAAGGATGCTGTCGTGAAGCAGAACAACGACGGCATCCTCTACCTGTTCAAGAAGAACAAGGTGACGTTCTTCCACGGCCGCGGTTCGTTCGTGAAGGCCGCGGAAGGTGGCTACGAAGTCCAGGTGAGCGGCGACAAGCCCGAGACGCTGCTGGGCAAGCAGGTCATTGTGGCCACGGGCTCCAACGCCCGTGCGCTGCCGGGCACGCCGTTCGATGAAGAGAATGTGCTGTCCAACGATGGCGCGCTGCGCATCGGCGCCGTGCCCAAGAAGCTGGCCTTGATCGGCTCCGGCGTGATCGGCCTTGAAATGGGCTCGGTCTGGCGCCGTCTGGGCGCGGACGTGACCATCCTTGAAGGTCTGCCGACCTTCCTGGGCGCGGTGGACGAGCAGATCGCCAAGGAAGCCAAGAAGGCCTTCGACAAGCAGGGCCTGAAGATCGAACTCGGCGTGACCGTTGGCGAGATCAAGACCGGCAAGAAGGGTGTGAGCGTGGCCTACACCAACGCCAAAGGCGAGGCCCTGACGCTGGACGCTGACAAGCTGATCGTCTCGATTGGCCGCGTGCCCAACACCATCGGTCTGAATGCCGAGGCTGTGGGCTTGGCGCTGGACGAGCGTGGCGCCATCGTGGTGGACGCCGAGTGCAAGACCAACCTGCCGGGTGTCTGGGCGGTGGGCGACGTGGTGCGTGGCCCCATGCTCGCGCACAAGGCGGAAGAAGAGGGTGTGGCCGTGGCCGAGCGCATCGCCGGCCAGCACGGGCACGTCAACTTCAACACCATCCCCTGGGTTATCTACACCAGCCCGGAAATCGCCTGGGTCGGCCGCACCGAGCAGCAGCTCAAGGCGGACGGCGTGGCCTACAAGGCGGGCACCTTCCCGTTCCTCGCGAACGGCCGCGCCCGCGCGCTCGGTGACACGACCGGCATGGTCAAGTTCCTGGCCGACGCGGCGACGGACGAGATCCTGGGCGTGCACATCGTGGGTCCGATGGCTTCCGAACTGATCTCCGAAGCCGTGGTGGCCATGGAGTTCAAGGCCAGCGCCGAAGACATTGCCCGCATCTGCCATGCACACCCTTCGCTGTCGGAAGCGACCAAGGAAGCGGCCTTGGCCGTTGACAAGCGCACGCTGAACTTCTGA
- the odhB gene encoding 2-oxoglutarate dehydrogenase complex dihydrolipoyllysine-residue succinyltransferase has translation MAIVEVKVPQLSESVAEATLLQWKKKVGEAVAVDEILIEIETDKVVLECPAPAAGVLVEILQGDGATVAADQLIARIDTAAVAGAAAPAAVAAAPAVAAPAAAASQSKAGVAMPAAAKLLADNNLAASSVAGSGKDGRVTKGDVLAAVASGAAAPKAAVAAPAAIPTGAPTKVLPQVAMVAPDLGDRPEERVPMTRLRARVAERLLQSQSTNAILTTFNEINMAPVMEMRKRMQERFEKEHGVKLGFMSFFVKAAVHALKKFPILNASVDGNDIVYHGYFDIGIAVGSPRGLVVPILRNADQMSFAEIEKKIAEFGQKAKDGKLGIDDMTGGTFSISNGGTFGSMMSTPIINPPQSAILGVHATKDRAMVENGQVVVRPMNYFAMSYDHRIIDGREAVLGLVAMKEALEDPARLLFDI, from the coding sequence ATGGCAATCGTAGAAGTCAAAGTTCCGCAGCTCTCCGAGTCGGTGGCCGAGGCCACCCTGCTGCAGTGGAAGAAAAAAGTCGGTGAAGCCGTTGCGGTTGATGAGATCCTGATCGAGATCGAGACCGACAAGGTGGTGCTGGAGTGCCCGGCGCCCGCCGCCGGCGTGCTGGTGGAAATCCTGCAGGGCGACGGCGCTACCGTGGCGGCCGATCAGCTCATCGCGCGCATCGACACCGCTGCCGTGGCTGGCGCTGCGGCGCCGGCCGCCGTGGCCGCCGCACCTGCGGTCGCCGCGCCCGCAGCGGCTGCATCGCAGTCCAAGGCCGGTGTGGCCATGCCCGCGGCCGCCAAGCTGCTGGCCGACAACAACCTGGCCGCCAGCTCGGTGGCGGGCAGTGGCAAGGACGGTCGAGTGACCAAGGGCGATGTGCTGGCGGCTGTGGCGTCCGGTGCCGCGGCACCCAAGGCCGCCGTGGCCGCACCGGCGGCCATCCCCACCGGCGCACCCACCAAGGTGCTGCCGCAGGTGGCCATGGTTGCCCCCGATCTCGGTGACCGCCCCGAAGAGCGCGTGCCCATGACCCGTCTGCGTGCCCGTGTGGCCGAGCGTCTGCTGCAGTCGCAATCGACCAACGCCATCCTGACCACGTTCAACGAAATCAACATGGCTCCGGTCATGGAGATGCGCAAGCGCATGCAGGAGCGTTTCGAGAAAGAACATGGTGTCAAGCTCGGCTTCATGAGCTTCTTTGTCAAGGCCGCCGTGCACGCCCTCAAGAAGTTCCCGATCCTCAACGCCTCGGTGGACGGCAACGACATCGTGTACCACGGCTACTTCGACATCGGTATCGCCGTCGGCTCGCCCCGCGGTCTGGTGGTGCCCATCCTGCGCAACGCCGACCAGATGAGCTTCGCCGAGATCGAGAAGAAGATCGCCGAATTCGGCCAGAAGGCCAAGGACGGCAAGCTGGGCATCGACGACATGACCGGTGGCACCTTCTCCATCTCCAACGGCGGCACCTTCGGTTCGATGATGTCCACCCCCATCATCAACCCGCCGCAGTCGGCCATCCTGGGTGTGCACGCCACCAAGGACCGCGCCATGGTGGAAAACGGCCAGGTGGTGGTGCGCCCGATGAACTACTTCGCCATGTCCTACGACCACCGCATCATCGACGGCCGCGAAGCCGTGCTGGGCCTGGTGGCCATGAAGGAAGCGCTGGAAGATCCCGCCCGTTTGCTCTTCGACATCTGA
- a CDS encoding 2-oxoglutarate dehydrogenase E1 component produces MSDTQANGGNVYVAYKSNSYLFGGNAPYVEEMYENYLDNPGSVPDNWRSYFDALQHVPAVDGTDARDVPHLPVINAFAERAKQGGTKVVVAAGADSDLGRKRVAVQQLIAAYRNVGSRWADLDPLKRTERDRIPELDPSFYGFSDADFETVFNTSNTFFGKEVMSLRDLLNALRETYCATVGAEYMYISDQTQKRWWQEKLETIRSKPSFNAEKKKHILDRLTAAEGLERFLHTKYVGQKRFSLEGGESFIAAMDELIQQAGAQGVQEIVIGMAHRGRLNVLVNTLGKMPKDLFAEFDHTAPEELPAGDVKYHQGFSSDVTTSGGPVHLSLAFNPSHLEIVNPVVEGSVRARMDRRGDPQGKQVLPVLVHGDAAFAGQGVNQETLALAATRGYTTGGTVHLIINNQIGFTTSDPRDLRSTLYCTDIVKGVEAPVLHVNGDDPEAVVLCMQLALEYRMTFRKDVVVDIICFRKLGHNEQDTPSLTQPLMYKKISAHPGTRKLYADKLAAQGLGESLGDDMAKAYRAALDAGRHTVDPVLTNFKSKYAVDWSPFLGKKWTDSCDTAIPMAEWKRLSDRLTNIPDTVTPHQLVKKVYADRAAMGRGDIPVDWGMGEHMAFASLVASGYPVRLSGEDCGRGTFTHRHAVIHDQNREKWDTGTYTPLQNVADNQAPFVVIDSILSEEAVLGYEYGYASNDPNTLVIWEAQFGDFANGAQVVIDQFIASGEVKWGRVNGITLMLPHGYEGQGPEHSSARLERFMQMAADTNMQIVQPTTASQIFHVLRRQMIRSLRKPLIIFTPKSLLRNKDATSPLSEFTKGSFQTVIPEQSADVVKKAEKVKRIICCSGKVYYDLVKKREERGSDDVAILRVEQLYPFPHKVFGAEVKKYPNATEMVWCQDEPQNQGAWFFVQHYIHENMLDGQKLGYAGRAASASPAVGYAHLHQEQQKTLIDAAFGKLKGYILSK; encoded by the coding sequence ATGAGCGATACCCAAGCGAACGGGGGCAACGTCTATGTTGCCTACAAAAGCAACTCGTACCTCTTCGGCGGCAACGCGCCGTACGTGGAAGAGATGTATGAGAACTACCTGGACAACCCGGGTAGCGTGCCGGACAACTGGCGCAGTTACTTCGATGCATTGCAGCACGTGCCCGCCGTCGACGGCACCGATGCCCGCGATGTGCCGCACCTGCCCGTCATCAACGCCTTTGCCGAGCGTGCCAAGCAAGGGGGCACCAAGGTCGTCGTGGCCGCTGGCGCCGATTCCGATCTGGGCCGCAAGCGCGTCGCCGTCCAGCAACTGATCGCGGCCTACCGCAACGTCGGCTCCCGTTGGGCCGATCTGGATCCGCTCAAGCGCACCGAGCGCGACCGCATTCCTGAACTCGATCCCTCGTTCTACGGCTTCTCCGATGCCGATTTCGAGACCGTGTTCAACACCAGCAATACCTTCTTCGGCAAGGAAGTCATGTCCCTGCGGGACCTGCTCAATGCCTTGCGCGAAACCTATTGCGCCACCGTGGGTGCTGAGTACATGTACATCAGCGACCAGACGCAGAAGCGCTGGTGGCAGGAAAAGCTGGAAACAATCCGCAGCAAACCTTCTTTCAATGCCGAGAAGAAAAAGCATATTCTCGATCGCCTGACCGCGGCGGAAGGCCTGGAACGTTTTCTGCACACCAAATATGTGGGTCAGAAGCGCTTCTCGCTCGAAGGTGGTGAGAGCTTCATCGCCGCCATGGACGAGTTGATCCAGCAGGCCGGCGCGCAAGGCGTGCAGGAGATCGTGATCGGCATGGCCCACCGCGGCCGCCTGAACGTGCTGGTGAACACCCTGGGCAAGATGCCCAAGGACCTGTTCGCCGAATTCGACCACACCGCCCCTGAAGAGCTGCCCGCTGGTGACGTGAAGTACCACCAGGGTTTCAGTTCGGACGTGACCACCTCTGGCGGCCCGGTTCACCTGTCGCTGGCCTTCAACCCTTCGCATCTGGAGATCGTGAACCCGGTGGTGGAAGGTTCGGTGCGCGCCCGCATGGACCGCCGTGGTGACCCCCAGGGCAAGCAGGTGCTGCCGGTGCTGGTGCACGGTGACGCCGCCTTTGCCGGACAGGGCGTGAACCAGGAAACCCTGGCGCTGGCCGCCACCCGTGGTTACACCACCGGCGGTACGGTGCACCTGATCATCAACAACCAGATCGGTTTCACCACCTCCGACCCGCGCGACCTGCGTTCCACGCTGTATTGCACCGACATCGTCAAGGGTGTCGAAGCGCCCGTGCTGCACGTCAACGGTGACGATCCCGAGGCCGTGGTGCTGTGCATGCAGCTCGCGCTGGAGTACCGCATGACCTTCCGCAAGGACGTGGTCGTGGACATCATCTGTTTCCGCAAGCTGGGCCACAACGAGCAGGACACGCCGAGCCTGACCCAGCCGCTGATGTACAAGAAGATCAGCGCCCACCCCGGCACGCGCAAGCTGTACGCCGACAAGCTGGCCGCCCAAGGGTTGGGCGAGTCGCTGGGCGACGACATGGCCAAGGCCTATCGCGCGGCGCTGGACGCGGGCCGTCACACGGTGGACCCGGTGCTCACGAACTTCAAGAGCAAGTACGCGGTGGACTGGAGCCCGTTCCTGGGCAAGAAGTGGACCGACAGCTGCGACACCGCCATCCCCATGGCCGAGTGGAAGCGACTGTCCGATCGCCTGACGAACATCCCCGATACCGTGACCCCGCACCAGCTGGTGAAAAAGGTGTATGCCGACCGCGCGGCCATGGGCCGTGGGGACATCCCGGTGGACTGGGGCATGGGCGAGCACATGGCGTTCGCCTCCCTGGTGGCCAGTGGCTACCCGGTGCGTCTGTCGGGCGAAGACTGTGGTCGCGGCACCTTCACGCACCGCCACGCCGTGATCCACGACCAGAACCGTGAAAAGTGGGACACCGGCACCTACACCCCATTGCAGAACGTGGCCGACAACCAGGCACCGTTCGTGGTCATCGACTCCATCCTGTCCGAAGAGGCGGTGCTGGGCTACGAATATGGCTACGCCTCCAACGACCCCAACACCCTGGTGATCTGGGAAGCCCAGTTTGGCGATTTCGCCAACGGCGCCCAGGTGGTGATCGACCAGTTCATCGCTTCCGGTGAGGTCAAGTGGGGCCGTGTCAATGGCATCACGCTCATGCTGCCGCACGGCTACGAAGGCCAGGGTCCGGAGCACAGCTCGGCACGCCTGGAGCGCTTCATGCAGATGGCGGCCGACACCAACATGCAGATCGTGCAGCCCACCACGGCCAGCCAGATCTTCCATGTGCTGCGCCGCCAGATGATCCGCAGTCTGCGCAAGCCGTTGATCATCTTCACGCCCAAGTCGTTGCTGCGCAACAAGGACGCCACCTCGCCGCTGTCCGAGTTCACCAAAGGCAGTTTCCAGACCGTCATTCCGGAGCAGAGCGCCGATGTGGTGAAGAAGGCCGAGAAGGTCAAACGCATCATCTGCTGCTCGGGCAAGGTGTACTACGACCTGGTCAAGAAGCGCGAAGAGCGCGGCTCGGATGACGTGGCCATTCTGCGTGTCGAGCAGCTCTACCCGTTCCCGCACAAGGTGTTTGGCGCCGAGGTCAAGAAGTACCCCAACGCCACCGAGATGGTGTGGTGCCAGGATGAGCCGCAGAACCAGGGCGCCTGGTTCTTCGTGCAGCACTACATCCACGAGAACATGCTCGATGGGCAGAAGCTCGGTTACGCCGGACGGGCCGCCTCGGCTTCGCCGGCGGTGGGCTACGCCCACCTGCACCAGGAGCAGCAGAAGACCCTGATCGATGCCGCTTTTGGCAAGCTCAAAGGCTACATCCTCAGCAAATAA
- a CDS encoding ArsR/SmtB family transcription factor, translating to MEQMIESDANVEKVRVFELAAELFGVLATPMRLRILSALCDKEKSVSQLLQEIDTTQPNLSQHLNLLYRAGVLAKRKDGTQVIYRVQSEKAVTLCRTVCTQIAIEMDEPSSVPASERLSPRVAS from the coding sequence ATGGAACAAATGATCGAATCCGATGCCAATGTGGAAAAGGTCCGGGTGTTCGAGCTCGCCGCCGAACTGTTCGGCGTGTTGGCCACGCCAATGCGGCTGCGCATCCTGAGTGCACTGTGCGACAAGGAAAAATCCGTGTCGCAGCTGCTGCAGGAGATCGACACCACACAGCCCAATCTTTCACAGCATCTGAACCTGCTGTACCGGGCAGGGGTGCTGGCCAAGCGCAAGGACGGCACGCAGGTGATCTACCGCGTGCAAAGCGAAAAGGCCGTCACGTTGTGCCGCACGGTCTGCACACAGATCGCCATTGAAATGGACGAACCCAGTTCGGTCCCGGCGTCCGAGCGCCTCTCGCCCCGCGTGGCGTCCTGA